The Saccopteryx leptura isolate mSacLep1 chromosome 2, mSacLep1_pri_phased_curated, whole genome shotgun sequence genome has a window encoding:
- the DYNLL2 gene encoding dynein light chain 2, cytoplasmic, producing MSDRKAVIKNADMSEDMQQDAVDCATQAMEKYNIEKDIAAYIKKEFDKKYNPTWHCIVGRNFGSYVTHETKHFIYFYLGQVAILLFKSG from the exons ATGTCTGACCGGAAGGCAGTGATCAAGAACGCAGACATGTCTGAGGACATGCAACAGGACGCCGTTGACTGCGCCACACAGGCTATGGAGAAGTACAACATAGAGAAGGACATTGCTGCCTATATCAAGAAG gaatttGACAAGAAATACAACCCTACCTGGCATTGTATTGTGGGCCGAAATTTTGGCAGCTACGTTACACACGAGACAAAGCACTTCATCTATTTTTACTTGGGTCAAGTTGCAATCCTCCTCTTCAAGTCAGGCTAG